From the genome of Psychroserpens ponticola, one region includes:
- a CDS encoding Kelch repeat-containing protein codes for MKNLFAVLLFIISLSSCSSDNEPSNFNTTSLDFIEVMTFQVDTLELDLTSSPSENSFFITYSADNGLNENVLKYNLTTLTQNDLTHPDVAESRQIEIFNGSIYSVSSNDIYKYDLNLNNITTVENGFTQLRYLRTTSFNDELLIFAGNDKIISYDTSLDTFDFDVSSMPYGYRDQNDGEIYNNKIHIFGGRECDSFEDFIIQECNSFNEINIYDFVTNIWTQETTPYQIHESFTDLYNDKIIVSGNKNSNQTNSFLAEYDPLTNSFSDIVSNLDMSNITIRGITILNDDVYIAYADLPTPLPSIVTIRVVKASLL; via the coding sequence ATGAAAAACTTATTCGCAGTTTTATTATTTATAATTTCTCTGAGTTCTTGTTCTTCCGATAATGAACCGTCGAATTTTAATACAACATCTTTAGACTTTATAGAAGTTATGACATTCCAAGTTGATACTTTGGAATTAGATTTGACAAGTAGTCCAAGTGAAAACTCTTTTTTTATTACTTATTCAGCTGACAATGGATTAAATGAAAATGTTTTGAAATATAATTTGACAACATTAACTCAAAACGATTTAACTCATCCTGATGTTGCTGAAAGTAGACAAATTGAAATATTCAATGGTTCAATTTATTCTGTTTCATCGAATGATATTTATAAATATGATTTGAATTTAAATAACATAACTACAGTAGAAAACGGCTTTACTCAATTGAGATACCTAAGAACTACTTCATTCAATGATGAATTACTAATTTTTGCTGGAAATGATAAAATTATAAGTTATGACACTAGTTTAGATACATTTGATTTCGATGTTTCATCAATGCCATATGGTTATAGAGATCAAAATGACGGAGAAATTTACAACAATAAAATTCACATATTTGGAGGTAGAGAATGTGATTCGTTTGAAGATTTCATTATTCAAGAATGTAATAGTTTCAACGAAATAAATATATACGACTTTGTAACTAACATTTGGACTCAAGAAACAACACCATATCAAATACACGAATCCTTTACTGATTTATACAATGATAAAATAATAGTTTCAGGAAATAAAAATTCAAACCAGACAAACTCATTTCTCGCTGAATATGACCCATTAACTAATTCTTTTTCGGACATCGTTTCTAATTTAGACATGTCAAATATTACAATAAGAGGAATAACAATTCTTAATGATGATGTTTATATAGCTTATGCCGACTTACCTACTCCTCTGCCAAGTATTGTAACAATTAGAGTCGTTAAGGCATCTCTACTCTAA
- a CDS encoding T9SS type A sorting domain-containing protein, whose translation MKKIVFVLLYALLISSNSIWSQIPNGSIAPDFSITDINGIDHSLSDYLNDGKSVIIEFSSVGCGPSWKYHETEALKDFYNAYGLPGSNEIVVLFIEDSNWASLSDLQGVSNPPAFGDWTQGTPFPIVLDDNLHDLYEINFAPTIRYICPDGTINTIGMASSQSYLNTLSNNCNSLSGVENFGRVLDTNNGFCDIIGEFKSELKNYGSNMITSAVLNLKENGEIVSTKNYSGFIFQFHTETIEFNEIELNPTSEYTVEIESINGTPNFNPIYSTASLPFDISNEISNDLLLKVQTYICPQNMSWEIVNSSGEIVANGGPYESPSNNNNCGGPNANTTIEHEIQLPNVDDCYSINLRDSNGLGWKNYQGNAPQPTYAGIEVYSNDIQVYSKLYVENFGYLLELKNVLETTQALSLSDEELNEKISFFPNPSKGIVQIKTESQVKLEIYDLNGKLVYANINYSISPSLNLSSIDKGVYLIKVIGKNNKQKIQKLILY comes from the coding sequence ATGAAAAAAATTGTATTCGTCTTATTATATGCTTTATTGATTTCATCAAATAGTATATGGTCTCAAATTCCAAACGGAAGTATTGCTCCTGATTTTTCAATAACAGATATTAATGGAATAGATCATAGTTTGTCTGATTATTTAAACGATGGTAAGTCAGTAATTATAGAGTTTTCTAGTGTAGGTTGTGGTCCTTCTTGGAAATATCACGAAACTGAAGCTTTAAAAGATTTTTATAATGCTTACGGATTACCTGGTTCCAATGAAATTGTAGTACTATTTATAGAAGACAGTAATTGGGCAAGCTTGTCGGATTTGCAAGGTGTCTCAAATCCACCTGCATTTGGAGATTGGACTCAAGGAACACCATTTCCAATTGTTCTTGATGATAACTTACATGATTTATATGAGATTAATTTTGCGCCTACTATAAGATATATATGTCCTGATGGAACAATTAACACTATTGGTATGGCGAGTTCACAAAGTTATTTAAATACTTTAAGCAATAACTGCAATTCTCTATCTGGAGTTGAAAATTTCGGAAGAGTTCTTGATACAAATAACGGATTTTGTGACATCATTGGAGAGTTCAAAAGCGAATTGAAAAATTATGGTTCTAATATGATTACATCAGCAGTTCTAAATTTAAAAGAAAATGGAGAAATTGTGAGTACAAAAAATTATTCAGGTTTTATTTTTCAATTCCATACAGAAACTATAGAATTTAATGAAATAGAATTAAACCCTACTTCAGAATATACTGTAGAAATAGAAAGTATTAATGGAACACCAAATTTTAATCCTATTTATTCAACTGCTTCTTTACCTTTTGATATTTCAAATGAAATCTCAAACGATTTACTATTAAAAGTTCAAACCTATATATGTCCACAAAATATGTCATGGGAAATTGTAAACAGTTCTGGAGAAATCGTTGCCAATGGAGGTCCTTACGAAAGTCCATCAAATAACAATAATTGTGGAGGTCCAAACGCAAACACAACAATCGAACATGAAATTCAATTACCTAATGTAGATGACTGCTATAGCATAAATCTTAGAGACTCAAATGGACTTGGTTGGAAAAATTATCAAGGCAATGCTCCCCAACCAACTTATGCTGGTATAGAAGTTTACTCAAATGACATACAAGTTTACAGCAAATTATATGTTGAAAATTTTGGGTATTTATTAGAATTAAAAAATGTTTTAGAAACTACACAAGCATTAAGTCTATCTGACGAAGAACTAAATGAAAAAATAAGCTTTTTCCCAAACCCTTCTAAAGGAATAGTCCAAATCAAAACAGAATCACAAGTTAAACTTGAAATCTATGATTTAAATGGAAAATTAGTTTATGCAAATATTAATTATAGTATTAGCCCTTCATTAAATTTATCTAGTATTGACAAAGGAGTTTATTTAATTAAGGTGATCGGAAAAAATAATAAGCAGAAAATTCAAAAATTAATTCTGTATTAA
- a CDS encoding AAA family ATPase gives MFKLKDVEIENFWGQHSIKSDFHEDVNIFIGRNGTGKTTFINLLQAVITVDLEMLHSLQFEKITINLKNKNKNRKIEVLKIADNLQFKEIRYKIGTQKYTLPIIANRELKYLYKRNSGRLHPKFYREIQEIKDTLKKLINISYLSVNRDISDEFKENRREDISNIIDARLEELIGDLTTYQLQLETEHSKLSKKFQEDVLRSMLFNEEFDYVNTNIPIKLNLREIGIGLRLAFRGLGILDDDIEGVIESHLNAIKKAATAINEYQKDNEKSIYPNDVTPLTLLRRTRRINQLSEELEESKKKIFKRLDDFINLLNEFHDTKYFSLQDSQNGGISVIKDDMNIPISQLSSGEKQLIILLTEALLQKGQETLFIADEPELSLHIEWQRKVISSIRKLNPNSQVIVATHSPEIVGKFKENVINMEKIING, from the coding sequence ATGTTTAAACTTAAAGATGTAGAAATAGAAAATTTTTGGGGACAACACTCAATTAAATCAGATTTCCATGAAGATGTAAATATTTTTATTGGGAGAAATGGTACTGGAAAAACAACGTTTATAAATTTACTTCAAGCAGTAATAACTGTAGATTTAGAAATGTTACATTCTCTTCAATTTGAAAAAATTACGATTAATCTAAAAAATAAAAATAAAAATAGAAAAATTGAAGTTCTAAAAATTGCAGATAATTTACAATTCAAAGAAATACGATATAAAATTGGAACTCAAAAATACACACTTCCAATCATAGCAAATCGCGAATTAAAATATCTATACAAAAGAAATAGTGGTCGTTTACACCCAAAATTCTATAGAGAGATTCAAGAAATAAAAGATACTTTAAAAAAATTAATAAATATTTCCTATTTATCTGTAAATAGAGACATATCAGATGAATTCAAAGAGAATAGACGTGAAGATATATCAAATATCATTGACGCAAGGTTGGAAGAATTAATTGGTGACTTAACTACTTATCAATTACAACTTGAGACAGAGCATAGCAAACTGTCTAAAAAATTTCAAGAGGATGTTTTACGTTCAATGTTATTCAATGAAGAATTTGATTATGTTAATACGAATATACCGATTAAATTAAATTTAAGGGAAATTGGTATTGGTTTGAGACTCGCCTTTAGAGGCTTAGGTATTTTAGATGATGATATAGAAGGAGTAATTGAAAGTCATTTAAATGCAATAAAAAAAGCAGCAACAGCAATTAATGAATATCAAAAAGATAATGAAAAATCAATTTATCCTAATGATGTAACACCTTTAACCTTGCTTAGAAGAACAAGAAGGATAAATCAATTATCTGAGGAATTAGAAGAAAGCAAAAAAAAGATTTTCAAAAGACTTGATGACTTTATAAACCTGCTAAACGAATTTCATGATACAAAGTATTTTTCACTTCAAGATAGTCAGAATGGTGGCATTTCGGTCATAAAAGATGATATGAATATTCCTATTTCACAACTTTCTTCTGGTGAAAAGCAACTTATTATATTATTAACTGAGGCTTTGTTACAAAAAGGGCAAGAAACTTTATTCATTGCAGATGAACCAGAATTATCGCTTCATATTGAATGGCAACGAAAAGTAATTTCATCTATAAGAAAACTTAATCCAAATTCTCAAGTAATTGTTGCGACTCATTCTCCAGAAATAGTTGGTAAATTCAAAGAAAACGTAATTAACATGGAAAAAATTATAAATG
- a CDS encoding toll/interleukin-1 receptor domain-containing protein produces the protein MAKIYLSYQHQDIELIKKIGEDLKSRGHATIMDETIMKVGSDWRKELLSELKSSDGLLVLITNNSLNSKYVISEIGTTRAFIDENENKKFLIPVIYGDIDIPDFIRDLYCIRLTDENYDEAIDKIDTSISSFIGKKEAVEEKETEKREFIERKAADYINIATDALKKRESQNKIVAYSCYTIGFLTLIAGVFFAIDGLKSVSEITDTIEVTPNIVWISIVTLLLKSIIIIGLLLACSKYTFTLGKSFMHEALRNADRLHAISFGEFFIKAYGDKISSYNEINEIFQNWNIDKSSSFYELNTDTYDPKFSENLIDIIKSLTDKIKTE, from the coding sequence ATGGCCAAAATATATTTATCATACCAACACCAAGATATTGAATTAATCAAGAAAATTGGTGAAGACCTGAAAAGTAGAGGTCATGCTACAATAATGGATGAAACCATTATGAAAGTTGGTTCGGATTGGAGGAAGGAATTATTAAGTGAATTAAAAAGTTCTGATGGACTACTTGTTTTGATAACAAACAATAGTCTAAACTCAAAATATGTTATAAGCGAAATTGGAACAACCAGAGCTTTCATCGATGAAAATGAAAACAAAAAGTTTCTAATTCCTGTAATTTATGGAGACATAGATATTCCAGATTTTATTAGGGATTTATATTGTATTAGACTTACTGACGAAAATTATGATGAAGCAATAGATAAAATAGACACTTCTATTTCGAGTTTTATAGGTAAAAAAGAAGCTGTTGAAGAAAAAGAAACGGAAAAAAGAGAGTTTATAGAGAGGAAAGCTGCCGATTATATAAATATAGCTACAGATGCTTTAAAAAAGAGAGAAAGCCAAAATAAAATTGTAGCATACTCATGTTATACTATTGGATTTTTAACTTTAATTGCAGGAGTATTTTTCGCAATAGACGGATTGAAATCTGTTTCAGAAATCACAGATACTATTGAGGTTACGCCTAATATAGTTTGGATATCTATTGTAACGTTACTTTTAAAAAGTATTATAATAATAGGATTATTATTAGCTTGTTCTAAATACACATTTACGCTAGGAAAATCTTTTATGCATGAAGCTCTTAGAAATGCTGACAGATTACACGCTATTTCTTTCGGAGAATTTTTTATCAAAGCATATGGAGATAAAATTTCATCTTATAATGAGATAAATGAAATCTTTCAAAATTGGAATATTGACAAGTCGTCTTCGTTTTATGAATTAAATACGGATACTTACGATCCAAAATTTTCTGAAAATTTAATTGATATTATTAAGTCATTAACTGATAAAATTAAAACTGAATAA